A genomic stretch from Arthrobacter sp. KBS0702 includes:
- a CDS encoding aminoglycoside phosphotransferase family protein yields MNTLDADTSTLWMEVERAWPELPWEVAAFRHGAFHHVAVLGSSAVVRVASGSEHTHRTQGEHQNLRTLAAMDLPFRSPVALSEPRSGPTWSAQLTSVVPGDHRTGLSWAEVREALEMVLAGLREAGRPPGALRPVRQACGGGDWPGVVDRILQPLDRAARNAAGRVVANVLDAESTAGTTLVHGDFGLHNIMWTGTQLSGVVDLDNACIGDPAIDLAPLIGAFGSSRVADLADKEMIARARAHRASLPLQVAAAAELVNDSKLRDFALGNFQARFLTGTLEDPSQG; encoded by the coding sequence GTGAACACTCTCGATGCCGATACCTCGACGCTGTGGATGGAGGTTGAAAGGGCGTGGCCGGAGCTCCCGTGGGAGGTGGCCGCCTTCAGGCACGGCGCGTTCCATCACGTAGCGGTCCTCGGCTCTTCTGCCGTCGTGCGCGTCGCGAGCGGTTCCGAACACACCCACCGGACGCAGGGCGAGCATCAGAACCTGAGGACCCTGGCGGCCATGGATCTTCCTTTTCGTAGTCCTGTTGCGCTCTCCGAACCGCGTTCGGGACCGACGTGGTCTGCCCAACTCACCAGCGTCGTCCCGGGCGACCATCGAACCGGCCTCTCCTGGGCGGAAGTCAGGGAGGCTCTGGAGATGGTTCTCGCCGGACTCCGGGAAGCTGGGCGACCTCCGGGTGCGCTTCGTCCGGTCAGGCAGGCGTGCGGAGGCGGAGACTGGCCGGGCGTCGTGGACCGGATTCTCCAGCCTCTGGACAGGGCCGCACGGAACGCCGCCGGACGAGTTGTCGCGAACGTGTTGGACGCAGAATCCACGGCCGGAACGACGCTGGTGCACGGTGACTTCGGCCTGCACAACATCATGTGGACAGGCACCCAGCTGTCCGGCGTCGTGGACCTCGACAACGCCTGCATCGGTGACCCGGCAATCGACCTGGCGCCGCTCATCGGAGCCTTCGGCTCGAGCAGGGTCGCCGACCTGGCGGACAAGGAGATGATCGCCAGGGCACGAGCCCATCGGGCCTCTCTGCCGCTGCAAGTGGCCGCCGCCGCCGAACTGGTAAACGACTCGAAGCTCAGGGACTTCGCGCTGGGGAATTTCCAGGCACGGTTCCTCACAGGCACCCTTGAGGATCCCAGCCAGGGGTGA
- a CDS encoding M20/M25/M40 family metallo-hydrolase has product MTDIRPEDEVVRICQELIRIDTSNYGDGSGPGERAAAEYTAGLITEVGLDAEIFESAPGRASVVTRLAGEDPSASALVVHGHLDVVPALREQWSVDPFGAELKDGLIWGRGAVDMKDMDAMILSVLRDFARTGRKPKRDLIFAFFADEEAGGKYGAGYAVEHRPELFEGATEAISEVGGFSATIGGQRTYLLQTAEKGLSWLRLVAHGRAGHGSQINTDNAVTRLASAVSRIGEYRWPVELTPTTRQFLDGVTELTGVEFDPDDPDKILKELGTVARFVGATLQNTTNPTLLKGGYKHNVIPESAEALVDCRTLPGQQDQVLEIVRELAGTGVDVSYVHQDVSLEVPFAGNLVDSMIDALHSEDPGAKVLPYTLSGGTDNKALSRLGITGYGFAPLMLPDDLDFTGMFHGVDERVPADSLKFGARVLNTLLSNY; this is encoded by the coding sequence ATGACTGACATTCGGCCCGAAGACGAGGTTGTCCGGATCTGCCAGGAACTGATCCGGATCGACACCTCCAACTACGGTGACGGTTCCGGACCGGGAGAGCGCGCAGCCGCCGAATACACCGCGGGACTGATCACGGAGGTCGGGCTGGACGCCGAGATCTTCGAATCCGCACCCGGCCGCGCCAGCGTGGTGACCCGGCTGGCCGGCGAGGATCCTTCTGCCAGCGCGCTCGTGGTCCACGGCCACCTCGACGTCGTCCCCGCGCTGCGGGAGCAGTGGTCCGTGGACCCCTTTGGTGCGGAGCTCAAGGACGGCCTGATCTGGGGCCGCGGCGCCGTGGACATGAAGGACATGGACGCCATGATCCTTTCCGTGTTGCGGGATTTCGCCCGGACCGGCCGGAAGCCCAAGCGCGACCTGATCTTCGCGTTCTTCGCGGATGAGGAGGCGGGCGGCAAGTACGGTGCCGGCTACGCCGTCGAACACCGGCCCGAACTCTTTGAGGGCGCAACCGAGGCGATCTCCGAAGTGGGCGGCTTCTCGGCCACCATCGGCGGACAGCGCACCTATCTACTGCAGACCGCGGAGAAGGGTTTGTCCTGGCTGCGGCTGGTGGCTCACGGCCGTGCCGGCCACGGCTCCCAGATCAACACGGACAATGCCGTTACCCGGCTCGCCAGCGCCGTCTCACGGATCGGGGAATACCGCTGGCCGGTGGAGCTGACCCCCACCACCCGGCAGTTCCTGGACGGCGTGACGGAACTCACCGGCGTCGAGTTCGATCCGGACGATCCGGACAAGATCCTCAAGGAACTCGGCACCGTGGCCCGGTTTGTCGGCGCCACCCTGCAGAACACCACCAACCCCACCCTGCTCAAGGGCGGGTACAAGCACAACGTCATCCCGGAATCCGCCGAGGCCCTCGTGGACTGCCGGACACTGCCCGGCCAGCAGGACCAGGTCCTCGAGATCGTCCGCGAACTGGCGGGCACCGGGGTGGATGTCAGCTACGTGCACCAGGACGTCTCGCTCGAAGTTCCGTTCGCCGGGAACCTCGTGGACTCGATGATCGACGCGCTGCACTCCGAGGACCCCGGCGCGAAGGTACTCCCGTACACGCTCTCGGGCGGCACGGACAACAAGGCCCTGAGCCGGCTCGGCATCACCGGCTACGGATTTGCGCCGCTCATGCTCCCGGACGACCTCGACTTCACCGGCATGTTCCACGGCGTCGACGAACGGGTTCCGGCCGACTCGCTCAAGTTCGGCGCCCGGGTGCTGAATACCCTGCTGAGCAACTACTGA
- a CDS encoding acyl-CoA dehydrogenase family protein produces MAPTGTTPEDILPEALLERIRARAAGYDRDNAFFTEDLRELADAGYLKIFVPASQGGLGLGLAGAAQLQRRLATAAPATALAINMHLVWTGVAHVLAARGDSSLDFVLKEAAEGEIFAFGNSEAGNDSVLFDSRTEATPLPDGSYGFTGRKIFTSLSPAWTRLGIFGKDAAGRDGEGELVHGFIDRETPGYQILSDWDTLGMRASQSNTTVLEGAVVPPERIFRKLPVGPNADPLIFAIFACFETLLAAVYTGIGERALQLGVEAVKRRTSFKNGGRSYAQDPDIRWKVAEAAMAMDALYPQLATGAADVDALTDHGGQWFPKLVGVKVRATETARTVVDLAIRVSGGSSYFRGSELERLYRDVLAGMFHPSDDESAHNTVANAWLGPLEG; encoded by the coding sequence ATGGCACCCACAGGCACGACGCCCGAAGACATCCTGCCAGAGGCTCTCCTGGAACGGATCCGTGCCCGCGCGGCCGGGTACGACCGGGACAATGCTTTCTTCACGGAGGACCTCCGCGAGCTTGCGGACGCCGGCTACCTGAAGATCTTCGTCCCGGCGTCCCAAGGCGGCCTGGGCCTGGGGCTCGCCGGGGCGGCGCAGCTGCAGCGGCGGCTGGCCACCGCGGCGCCGGCCACAGCGCTGGCGATCAACATGCACCTGGTGTGGACCGGCGTCGCCCATGTCCTGGCGGCCCGGGGTGATTCCTCGCTTGACTTCGTCCTGAAGGAGGCCGCGGAGGGCGAGATCTTTGCCTTCGGCAACTCCGAGGCGGGGAACGACTCCGTACTTTTCGACTCCCGGACCGAGGCCACCCCGCTGCCGGACGGAAGCTACGGATTCACCGGGCGGAAGATCTTCACGAGCCTTTCACCGGCGTGGACCAGGCTGGGCATCTTCGGCAAGGACGCCGCGGGGAGGGACGGCGAGGGCGAACTGGTGCATGGCTTCATTGACCGGGAGACCCCCGGCTACCAGATCCTGTCCGACTGGGACACGCTGGGCATGCGGGCCAGCCAGTCCAACACCACAGTCCTGGAAGGCGCCGTGGTTCCGCCCGAGCGGATCTTCCGGAAGCTCCCCGTTGGACCCAACGCGGACCCGCTGATCTTCGCCATCTTCGCCTGCTTCGAGACGCTACTGGCCGCGGTGTACACGGGGATCGGGGAGCGCGCACTGCAGTTGGGCGTCGAAGCCGTCAAGCGCCGCACCTCGTTCAAAAACGGCGGCCGCAGCTACGCCCAAGACCCGGACATCCGTTGGAAGGTCGCGGAGGCGGCCATGGCGATGGATGCGCTCTACCCGCAGCTTGCGACCGGGGCGGCCGACGTCGATGCCCTCACCGATCACGGCGGGCAGTGGTTCCCGAAGCTCGTTGGGGTGAAAGTGCGCGCCACCGAAACGGCACGCACCGTCGTCGACCTTGCGATCAGGGTTTCCGGCGGCTCGAGCTACTTCCGCGGTTCCGAGCTGGAGCGACTCTACCGGGACGTCCTGGCGGGAATGTTCCACCCGTCCGACGACGAATCGGCACACAACACGGTAGCCAACGCCTGGCTGGGCCCACTGGAGGGTTAG
- a CDS encoding DUF5703 family protein, giving the protein MKEHFLSSSVRRERDYARQYEYLVLTVSPEDSLPEARRLLAAHSEYGKWELERSVLYVGGGRRFWLRRKVIQVQRTV; this is encoded by the coding sequence ATGAAGGAACATTTTCTGAGCAGCTCGGTCCGTCGGGAGCGGGACTATGCGCGTCAGTACGAGTACCTCGTGCTGACGGTCAGCCCTGAGGATTCCCTGCCGGAGGCGCGACGCCTCCTTGCGGCCCACTCCGAATACGGTAAGTGGGAACTCGAGCGCAGCGTCCTGTACGTCGGCGGCGGGCGCCGCTTCTGGTTACGGCGCAAGGTCATCCAGGTCCAGCGGACCGTATAA
- a CDS encoding NAD(P)-dependent oxidoreductase, which produces MTAVRLAKAGWTVDVTGRSSARMPAELVQAGVRFHQIERSDISRVQELVGPGADLLVDLVAYSAAEVRAVLPLMASVACPVLVSSRAVYTDAVGRHVNGDEPPEFDAPIREDTRTLPPAGDDVNPFSRDGYGPCKVAAELAALDSGLPVTVIRPSKVHGPWARNARTKGIVERMLRGEPTIEVADPNTVDHLSAAANAAALIEILVAQPAPRVLNAADPDTPSALRIVQAIATQLGWNGEIERVPATADRGDHPWRTPMTLDTSAAHELGYTPVGKGLDLLADEVAWVQSQTTGGTNPG; this is translated from the coding sequence ATGACCGCAGTGCGGCTCGCCAAAGCAGGATGGACCGTGGACGTGACCGGCCGGAGCAGTGCCCGGATGCCTGCCGAGCTGGTTCAGGCAGGGGTGCGCTTCCACCAGATCGAGCGGAGCGACATTAGCCGAGTTCAGGAGCTAGTGGGCCCCGGCGCCGACCTCCTGGTCGACCTCGTTGCCTATTCGGCCGCGGAGGTCAGGGCCGTGCTTCCGCTGATGGCCTCGGTCGCCTGCCCGGTCCTGGTGTCAAGCCGTGCGGTCTACACCGACGCCGTGGGCAGGCACGTCAACGGCGACGAGCCGCCGGAATTCGACGCGCCGATTAGGGAAGACACTCGCACGCTTCCGCCGGCCGGTGACGACGTGAACCCTTTCAGCCGGGACGGGTACGGGCCCTGCAAGGTCGCCGCCGAACTAGCGGCACTCGACTCGGGCCTGCCGGTAACCGTGATCCGCCCGTCGAAAGTGCACGGCCCGTGGGCCCGGAACGCCCGCACAAAAGGCATCGTTGAGCGCATGCTGCGCGGGGAGCCCACCATCGAAGTGGCCGATCCAAACACCGTCGATCACCTCAGCGCAGCCGCCAATGCCGCCGCCCTCATCGAGATTCTGGTAGCGCAGCCGGCGCCCCGAGTCCTCAACGCCGCCGATCCAGACACCCCCTCGGCTCTCCGGATTGTGCAGGCCATTGCCACGCAACTGGGCTGGAATGGAGAGATAGAGCGGGTGCCAGCCACGGCCGACCGAGGGGACCATCCGTGGCGGACGCCCATGACCCTGGATACCAGCGCGGCCCACGAACTGGGCTACACCCCCGTCGGAAAGGGTCTCGACTTACTGGCCGACGAAGTGGCGTGGGTTCAGTCCCAAACCACCGGCGGCACTAATCCTGGATGA
- a CDS encoding HNH endonuclease signature motif containing protein, translated as MGIGAALIARPAGRPGGDVHGVGHNLAGVLGRLQDLCATAVADSSLMDFGEASGSAGQVEEISRAVEYLQLVAAGAVDRTRKEAAAAGSARVLDDGYRKSSEFLRDRLQISAAEAHRRLSLAGDVLPRTGITGQPVPPVREELAAAVAAGAVPSRSATIIAQALGRVRGVCDAETGARMEHALTRTAAEHDPDFLARIARRWMDAIDQDGAEPSEELLRQLQGAFIRKPRHGLQHLEIFATTEQFEHLLTVMNTATNPRTAAAGAGGAEGESGGSDTAADADSASAADGFVPNLLDRRSRPQKLLDGLVGGCKAALASGGLPAAGGLRPQVMVTIDYRDLLDRLHQLTDAGEAGKLEGTVDAAKFGWAGDARGPGADATGPFGFAGTGTMAFTGPVTAATIRKIACHADIIPVLLGSRGRVLDIGRTTRIFPPHIRKALTARDQGCAFPDCTIPAPWCEAHHLTYWSHGGPTSTDNGTLLCSHHHHLIHKEQWTIQPRNGIPWFIPPPHLDPHQTPRRNHYFRC; from the coding sequence ATGGGAATCGGTGCAGCTCTCATCGCTCGTCCGGCCGGAAGGCCCGGCGGTGATGTGCACGGCGTAGGCCATAATCTTGCCGGGGTCCTTGGCCGACTTCAGGACCTGTGCGCGACTGCGGTCGCGGACTCATCACTGATGGACTTTGGCGAGGCGTCCGGGTCCGCGGGCCAAGTCGAGGAAATCTCCCGGGCCGTGGAGTACCTGCAACTGGTGGCTGCCGGGGCCGTGGACCGCACCCGCAAGGAAGCCGCCGCTGCCGGCAGTGCCCGGGTGCTCGATGACGGCTACCGCAAGAGCTCCGAGTTCCTCCGGGACCGGTTGCAGATCAGTGCCGCGGAGGCGCACCGGCGCCTGTCCCTGGCCGGGGACGTGCTGCCCCGCACCGGGATCACCGGCCAGCCCGTCCCGCCCGTGCGCGAGGAACTCGCCGCGGCCGTGGCCGCCGGGGCCGTGCCGTCCCGCTCCGCGACGATCATCGCCCAGGCGCTGGGCCGGGTCCGGGGCGTCTGCGACGCGGAGACCGGCGCCCGGATGGAGCACGCCCTGACCCGCACCGCGGCCGAGCACGACCCGGACTTCCTGGCCCGGATCGCGAGGCGCTGGATGGACGCGATCGACCAGGACGGCGCCGAACCCTCCGAAGAGCTCCTCCGCCAGCTCCAGGGAGCCTTCATCCGCAAACCCCGCCACGGCCTGCAGCACCTGGAAATCTTCGCCACCACCGAACAGTTCGAACACCTCCTCACCGTGATGAACACCGCCACCAACCCCCGCACCGCGGCGGCCGGAGCCGGCGGAGCCGAGGGCGAATCGGGCGGCAGTGACACCGCCGCCGACGCGGATTCGGCGAGTGCTGCGGACGGGTTCGTGCCGAACCTGCTGGACCGGCGGTCCCGGCCGCAGAAACTCCTCGACGGCCTCGTCGGCGGCTGCAAAGCCGCCCTCGCCTCCGGCGGGCTGCCCGCCGCGGGCGGACTCCGGCCCCAGGTCATGGTCACCATCGACTACCGCGACCTCCTCGACCGGCTCCACCAGCTGACCGACGCCGGGGAAGCTGGGAAGTTGGAAGGGACCGTGGACGCAGCCAAGTTCGGCTGGGCCGGGGACGCCCGCGGACCTGGCGCCGACGCAACCGGCCCGTTCGGGTTCGCCGGCACCGGGACAATGGCGTTCACCGGGCCCGTCACCGCCGCGACCATCCGCAAAATCGCCTGCCACGCCGACATCATCCCCGTCCTCCTCGGATCCCGGGGCCGGGTCCTGGACATCGGCCGCACCACCCGCATCTTCCCGCCGCACATCCGCAAAGCCCTCACCGCCCGCGACCAAGGCTGCGCTTTCCCCGACTGCACCATCCCCGCCCCCTGGTGCGAAGCCCACCACCTCACCTACTGGTCCCACGGCGGGCCCACCAGCACAGACAACGGAACACTCCTGTGTTCCCACCATCACCACCTGATCCACAAAGAACAATGGACCATCCAGCCCCGCAACGGCATCCCCTGGTTCATCCCGCCACCCCACCTCGACCCACACCAGACACCGAGACGAAACCACTACTTCCGCTGCTGA
- a CDS encoding DUF427 domain-containing protein yields MTPAHGISGFFRRPQPIKPKAGQESVWDYPRPPRVEPRSERVVVRLGGQVIVDTTDAVRVLETSHPPVYYLPMDAFAAGVLVPVEGTSFCEFKGEAHYFDVVGGGVVVPRAGWTYPEPTRGFEALSSRVALYPAQMDSCTVDGEQVTSQEGDFYGGWITSRIVGPFKGGPGTTGW; encoded by the coding sequence ATGACTCCAGCGCACGGTATTTCGGGATTCTTCCGGCGTCCCCAGCCCATCAAACCCAAGGCGGGGCAAGAATCGGTGTGGGACTACCCGCGCCCGCCACGGGTTGAGCCGCGATCGGAACGCGTGGTCGTGCGGCTCGGCGGACAGGTAATTGTGGACACGACGGATGCCGTTCGCGTCCTGGAGACGAGTCATCCCCCTGTCTACTACCTGCCAATGGACGCATTCGCTGCCGGTGTACTCGTCCCGGTCGAAGGCACCAGCTTCTGCGAGTTCAAGGGAGAGGCGCACTACTTCGACGTCGTTGGCGGGGGCGTCGTCGTTCCCCGTGCCGGGTGGACCTACCCGGAACCCACCCGGGGCTTCGAGGCGCTCAGTAGCCGGGTGGCCCTCTACCCGGCTCAGATGGATTCCTGCACGGTCGACGGCGAGCAGGTGACCTCGCAGGAGGGTGACTTCTACGGAGGGTGGATAACCTCGCGGATCGTTGGCCCGTTCAAGGGCGGCCCCGGCACGACCGGGTGGTGA
- a CDS encoding aldo/keto reductase: MQQRYVGNSGLRVSSLSLGTMSWAGETDEQDAAGLLRTFVDGGGTLIDTAASYAGGRAEALLGSMLGDVVARSEVVISTKAGLTTSGGRHSVDTSRNGMLSGLDASLARLGTDYVDLWLAQAWDPNVPLEETLSALEFAVRSGRARYAGVSNFNGWQTAKAAAVAGFPLVACQSEYSLLQRKPEGELIPAIEDAGLGLMAWGPLGRGVLTGKYRGHIPADSRAAHQKLAGYVEPYLEGSASSVVEAVAMAAKGLGRTALDVSLSWLLSQHGVATAVVGPRTAVQLKEILDASLAPLPPEIAVALEDVSSGA; the protein is encoded by the coding sequence ATGCAGCAGCGTTATGTCGGCAACAGTGGGTTGCGTGTCTCGTCCCTTTCCCTTGGCACCATGTCGTGGGCCGGTGAGACCGATGAGCAGGATGCCGCCGGCCTGCTCCGCACCTTCGTCGACGGGGGCGGAACGCTGATTGACACCGCCGCGTCCTACGCCGGCGGCCGCGCCGAGGCACTCCTCGGCAGCATGCTGGGCGACGTCGTCGCCCGCTCCGAAGTGGTGATCTCCACCAAAGCAGGGCTGACGACGTCGGGCGGCCGGCACAGCGTCGACACCTCCCGCAACGGAATGCTGTCCGGCCTTGACGCGAGCCTGGCGCGGCTCGGCACCGATTATGTGGACCTCTGGCTGGCCCAGGCCTGGGATCCTAACGTGCCGCTGGAGGAAACCCTCTCCGCCCTGGAATTCGCCGTCCGCTCCGGCCGGGCACGCTACGCGGGTGTCTCCAATTTCAACGGCTGGCAGACCGCGAAAGCCGCCGCCGTCGCGGGCTTCCCCCTGGTCGCCTGCCAGTCCGAGTACTCGCTCCTGCAGCGCAAGCCCGAAGGCGAGTTGATTCCCGCCATCGAGGACGCCGGGCTCGGCCTGATGGCCTGGGGCCCGCTGGGGCGCGGCGTGCTGACCGGCAAGTACCGCGGCCACATTCCGGCCGACTCCCGCGCCGCGCACCAGAAGCTGGCAGGCTACGTGGAGCCGTACCTTGAAGGGAGCGCCTCCAGCGTTGTCGAGGCGGTCGCGATGGCCGCCAAGGGGCTGGGCCGGACCGCCTTGGACGTGTCCCTCAGCTGGTTGCTGTCACAGCATGGGGTGGCGACAGCGGTGGTGGGACCCCGGACGGCTGTCCAGCTCAAGGAGATCCTGGACGCCTCGCTGGCGCCGTTGCCGCCGGAGATTGCCGTGGCCCTAGAGGACGTCTCCAGCGGAGCCTAG